The proteins below are encoded in one region of Gadus macrocephalus chromosome 14, ASM3116895v1:
- the c1qtnf4 gene encoding complement C1q tumor necrosis factor-related protein 4 — protein MLLPAAVMLPVLLALGWAGGARGFARLNQDVALRSAFSVARTNSMEGGPKMTVTFDAVYVNVGGDFEAKAGLFRCRIPGAYFFSFTVGKFPHKDLSVMLMKNRNEVQAIVYEENSGEERKVQSQSVMLALDFGDTIWLRLHGDPRYALYSNTGHYTTFSGYLVYPDTYDYQSQQRRRQHSAYNSQQAPLQEHTTPSKDEAAAERDALGPTDQKRQRVEEEEEHVKEEADVEEEEEEEEEEVEEEDDQRSAFSVGRTQSIMGVDQRGLPQHQPVSFDAAFVNIGEDFNLTLGVFTCRVAGAYYFSFNVGKLPHKTLSVKLMKNQLEVQAMIYDDSQGEKALQSQSLMLALKPGDTVWLYSHQKDGFGAYSNHAKYITFTGFLVYPDVPAPTTVSSQSKAGERKP, from the exons ATGCTCCTTCCCGCCGCTGTGATGCTGCCggtgctgctggccctgggcTGGGCAGGGGGCGCCCGCGGCTTCGCCCGCCTCAACCAGGACGTGGCGCTGCGGTCGGCCTTCTCCGTGGCGCGCACCAACAGCATGGAGGGCGGGCCCAAGATGACGGTGACCTTCGACGCCGTCTACGTCAACGTCGGCGGCGACTTCGAGGCGAAGGCCGGCCTGTTCCGCTGCCGCATCCCCGGGGCGTACTTCTTCTCCTTCACCGTGGGCAAGTTCCCCCACAAGGACCTGTCCGTCATGCTGATGAAGAACCGCAACGAGGTGCAGGCCATCGTCTACGAGGAGAACTCTGGGGAGGAGCGCAAG GTGCAGAGCCAGAGTGTCATGCTGGCGCTGGACTTCGGCGACACCATATGGCTCCGTCTCCACGGCGACCCCCGCTACGCGCTCTACAGCAACACCGGACACTACACCACCTTCAGCGGCTACCTGGTCTACCCGGACACCTACGACTACCAGTCCCAGCAGCGCCGCCGCCAGCACAGCGCCTACAACTCCCAGCAGGCACCGCTGCAGGAACACACCACGCCCTCCAAAGACGAAGCGGCCGCCGAGCGCGACGCGTTGGGACCGACCGACCAGAAGAGGCagcgggtggaggaggaggaggagcacgtCAAAGAGGAGGCGGacgtagaggaggaggaggaggaggaggaggaggaggttgaggaagaggacgacCAGCGCTCCGCCTTCTCGGTGGGGCGCACCCAGAGCATCATGGGCGTGGACCAGCGGGGCCTGCCGCAGCACCAACCGGTCAGCTTCGACGCGGCCTTCGTCAACATCGGCGAGGACTTCAACCTGACGCTGGGCGTGTTCACCTGCCGCGTGGCCGGAGCCTACTACTTCTCCTTCAACGTGGGCAAGCTGCCCCACAAGACGCTGTCGGTGAAGCTGATGAAGAACCAGCTGGAGGTCCAGGCCATGATCTACGACGACAGCCAGGGGGAGAAGGCCCTGCAGAGCCAGAGCCTGATGCTGGCCCTGAAGCCCGGGGACACCGTGTGGCTGTACTCCCACCAGAAGGACGGCTTCGGAGCGTACAGTAACCACGCCAAGTACATCACCTTCACCGGCTTCCTGGTTTACCCCGACGTCCCCGCCCCCACAACCGTCAGCAGCCAATCAAAGGCCGGGGAGAGGAAACCCTAG